In a genomic window of Fodinibius sp. Rm-B-1B1-1:
- the rpsH gene encoding 30S ribosomal protein S8 encodes MFDPISDYLTRIRNAQQAGHRRVDIPASKLKRAMTKILLDKGYINKFINIDDGKQGMLRLFLKYDAYGQPVIKKMKRRSKPGLREYCGSDNIPRALNGLGIVILSTSRGVMTDKEARKVKVGGEVLCTVY; translated from the coding sequence ATGTTTGATCCAATTTCAGATTATTTAACAAGAATACGTAACGCTCAACAAGCGGGGCATCGCAGAGTTGATATTCCCGCATCTAAGTTGAAGCGTGCAATGACCAAGATCCTTTTGGACAAAGGTTATATCAATAAGTTTATCAATATTGATGATGGTAAACAGGGGATGCTTCGCCTGTTCCTTAAATATGATGCGTATGGTCAGCCTGTTATCAAGAAAATGAAGCGACGGTCTAAACCTGGTCTTCGTGAGTATTGTGGGTCCGATAATATTCCTCGTGCTCTTAATGGCTTGGGTATTGTAATACTCTCGACCTCGCGTGGGGTAATGACTGATAAAGAAGCCCGCAAGGTTAAAGTGGGTGGCGAAGTATTGTGCACTGTTTATTAA
- the rpsN gene encoding 30S ribosomal protein S14, with product MAKKAWIARNEKRKRTVKKYAEKRKKLKEEGKWVELQKLPRDASPTRVNNRCNLTGRCRGYIRKYGISRIKFRELALDGKIPGVRKASW from the coding sequence ATGGCTAAGAAAGCTTGGATAGCACGTAACGAGAAAAGAAAACGAACGGTAAAAAAATATGCCGAAAAGCGGAAAAAGCTGAAAGAAGAAGGCAAGTGGGTTGAGTTGCAAAAACTTCCACGTGATGCAAGTCCAACGCGGGTTAACAACCGTTGTAATTTAACAGGACGTTGCCGCGGCTATATTCGTAAGTATGGTATTTCGCGTATTAAATTTCGTGAACTTGCACTCGACGGAAAGATTCCGGGAGTACGAAAAGCAAGCTGGTAA
- the rplE gene encoding 50S ribosomal protein L5: MSEARLYTEYKEEIISNLKEQFEYANVMAVPKLEKIVINCGVGEAVENEKVLDTVVGNLAKITGQKPVTTKAKKSISNFKTRNGMPIGTKVTLRKKKMYEFLDRLINLALPRTRDFQGVPDKSFDGRGNYTLGVKEHTIFPEINTEEVDNIHGMDITFVTSAETDEEAYALLKEFGMPFQKRN, encoded by the coding sequence ATGTCAGAAGCAAGACTTTACACAGAGTATAAAGAAGAAATTATTTCGAATCTCAAGGAACAGTTTGAGTATGCCAATGTTATGGCTGTTCCGAAACTCGAAAAGATTGTTATTAATTGTGGGGTTGGCGAAGCAGTTGAAAATGAAAAGGTATTAGATACTGTTGTTGGTAACCTCGCGAAGATAACGGGTCAAAAGCCGGTTACTACAAAGGCAAAGAAATCTATTTCGAACTTTAAGACTCGAAATGGAATGCCTATTGGTACCAAGGTTACGCTCCGAAAAAAGAAGATGTATGAATTTTTGGATCGTTTGATTAACCTTGCATTACCACGGACCCGTGACTTTCAGGGAGTGCCCGATAAAAGCTTTGATGGACGAGGCAATTATACCCTGGGTGTTAAGGAGCATACCATTTTTCCTGAAATAAATACCGAAGAAGTTGACAATATCCATGGAATGGATATTACATTTGTGACTTCTGCAGAGACTGATGAGGAAGCATATGCTCTGCTCAAGGAATTTGGAATGCCGTTTCAGAAACGAAATTAA